In the Acetobacterium sp. KB-1 genome, GGCGAGGAACTGGCCAGAGAAGTAGTGAAACTCTGTGACCTGGGTGAATCTCAATATCAACCCCTTTATTCGCTTGAACTTCCGCTTGAAAAGAAAATCGAAACCATTGCCAAAGAAATTTACCGGGCGGATGGGGTAGAATACGAGCCAGAAGCTAAAAAACAACTGGACGAGATTGTGGCCCTGGGATTTGACCACCTACCAGTGTGTATGGCGAAAACTCAATATTCCTTCTCAGATGATCAAACCTTATTAGGCGCACCTCAAGACTTCAATATCCATGTTAAAGAAGTGCGACTATCTGCTGGAGCCGGATTTGTAGTGGCGATCACCGGAACCATAATGACCATGCCAGGTCTGCCTAAGGTGCCTGCTGCAAATGGTATGGATATTACCGAAGATGGTGAAATAATCGGACTATCCTAATTATAATGAATGCGTGAGGAAGCGTTCACGCGGCGTTTGCACAAAGATTGAGCCGGTGATAAAACATGCGCAAATCAGCAATTTATCCGATCAAACGGTTTTTCGGTATAGTAATAAACATAAAAAACACAGATCACGTGCTTGTGAGTCTGTGTTTTTTTTGCGAAACAGGTTATAAAATAGTTTCAGGCTGTTAGCTTATTAGTCAGGAATTTTGGGAATAAACCAAAAAACGCTTATCTGAATCAAAGAAAAGACTTGTAAAAAATAATAAAATGAGGTACCTTAGTGTCAATAAGAGAATTATTAATGATTAAAAGTATGGGGACTTTATTTGTATTCTGGACAGGTTCAAATTTTTAAGAGAATGGAGAGAGTAGAATGAAGATTGGCATTATTGTATTTTCCAAAACCAACAATACGTTTTCAGTTGCCAAAAGGCTGAGAGATGCTCTGGCAGATAAAGGGCTGGAGGTAGAAATTGAACAGGTTATTCCGGAAGATGATGCTCCTGGTGTTAAGCCACCGATTGTATTTACCAATAAGCCGGATGTTTCGCCCTATGATGTGGTGATCTTTGCCAGTCCGGTATGGGCCTTCTCATTGGCGGGAGTAATGGCGGAATATCTTGAACAAATTTCATCTCTTCAAGGCAAACGGGTCTTTAGTTTTGTTACTAAGCAGTTAGCTTCTAAAATTACTGGTGGAAACAAGGCCAATCGACAGATCAAATCTGCAGTGGCAGTAAAAGATGGCACGGTGGAAAAGTCCTTTATTGTCAGCTGGAAAAATAAAAAAAGAGAGCAAGAGATTGAGGGCTTAATTGCAGAAATTTTAAAAGCCGTTTAAGGGTCATCAGGATTAGGCTTAAAAATTTGAGATAATGTAATTTGTTAAAAAAGTGCTCCTGGAGAAAAAATCTTCAGGAGCTTTTTTATGTGAGCGATGAGGATGGAAAATACAAAGTTTTATTTTGGCGGATTTAATTGGGCATATCGTTTGATGATTTTTTCGGCAGTTTTAACTCCGTCAACCGCTGAAGACATAATTCCACCGGCGTAACCAGCGCCCTCACCCATCGGATAGAGTCCGGAAATATTGGCAACATGATCATCGTTGCGGTTGATACGAACTGGCGAAGAACTGCGGGTTTCGACCCCGGTCATGACACTGTCATCCATGGCAAAGCCAGTCATCTTTTGATCAAAATGAACCAGGGCTTCCTTCATGGTGGCGACCACATAATCGGGCAGGCAGTCTTTCAATTGAGCAAGCTTAAGTCCCGGGGCATAGGTTGGCTTAAGCTGCCCCCAATGGGTGCTGGGTCGATCCGCCAGAAAATCGCCCACCAACTGTGCCGGGGCATGATAATTTTGGCCCCCCAGAGTAAAGGCCAGGGTTTCCCATTTACGCTGAAAGGCGACTCCGGCCAGGGGATGACTGTCGCCGAAGTCTTCGGGTTGCACTCCGACGAGCAAGGCCGCATTGGCATTTTCACCATCGCGTCGGTGTTCGCTCATGCCGTTGGTGACAACCCCGTTTGCTTCAGAAGCAGCAGCTACCACATAGCCGCCGGGACACATGCAGAAGGTGTAAGCTGAGCGGCCATTGGGGGAATGATAGGAAAGCTTATAATCCGCAGCCCCCAGTCCCACTGTGCCGGCAGCTTGACCATATTGGGCGCTATTGATGAGGTTCTGGGGATGCTCAATCCGCACGCCGATAGAAAATGCTTTTGGGGTCATGGTGACGCCTCGATGATGAAGGGTATAAAAGGTATCCCGGGCACTGTGACCGATTCCCAGCAAAGCGACCTGGCAGTTAAGGGTTTCTTGCTCATTGATAATTAATCCAGTGAGTTGGTCGTCCTCAATCAAAAAATCAGTCACTTGGGACCGAAAGCGTACCTCACCACCATTTGCAATGATCTCCTTGCGGAGTGTTTTTACCGTTTCGCGGAGCAGATCGGTGCCGATATGGGGCTTACTGAGATAGCGGATTTCTTCCGGCGCTCCGGCTGCGATAAACGCTTCTAGAATACTTCGACAGCGGGGATCATTAATCAGGGTGGTTAGCTTACCATCGGAAAAGGTTCCGGCGCCGCCTTCCCCAAATTGGACATTGCTGTCGGGATCCAGTTCTCCAGTCTGCCAGAAGGTGTCAATCTTGGCGGATCGGATATCCACCTCATCCCCACGTTCAAGAATAATCGGCGCGTATCCGTTTCTAGCCAAGTTAAGACCAGCAAAAAGACCAGCGGGGCCCAGGCCAATGATCACCGGTCGGTGTCCCATGGTGGTATTCCCTGGTGTCACTGGTTGATAGGATAAATCCGGACTGGGGATAACCCCGGATTTGCCGCATTTTTTTAGAATGGCCCCCTCATTTTTGAGGCTGGCATCCACCGAATAGATATAGGCAATGGCACTTTTTTTGCGGGCATCAATGGATTTCTTAAATATTTGAAAGGTGATTAAGTCGTTGGGTTTAATTTTAAGTTTGGTCAGAAGGGCATTTTTTAATGCTGCTGCTTCAGTATCATTATTTTTAGCCTTCGTGATTTCAAGCTTTAGATTGGAAATTCGAATCATCCGATCCTCCTATAGTATTATTTAATGGAGACCATTATAACATGGCTTTTATCAAAATCAAAAAATATAGTGGGGTCGTTTTAAGCTCGTTTAACAGTAATGATGAAGAACTGCTAAAAGAGTGCGTGTTGCCGATAAAAATTTCTTTAATCAGCACAAAAAAAAACGTCGAAACTTCACATTAAAAGTTGACAATAAAGTAGAAAAGTGTATAATTCAAATATAGGAGTAAGTAATCACTCCGGTAGGAGGGGCGACATGGGAAAATCTTTGATAAAAAGACATGAAAGCATCATCGTTTCAACCATCCAAACCTTAAATGCCGTTGGCCTTCAAAATTTATCGACAAAATTGATTGCCAAACAGGAAGGTGTTTCAGAAGGGACTCTATTTCGGCATTTCAAGACGAAAACAGATATTATGCTGGCAGTGGTGGATCATTTTTCCCAGTATGATGATGCCATCATTGAAACCTGTGTTTTAAAAAACTTTTTGCCACTTGAAACGATTCGTTATTTTTATAACGCCTATGCCGAATATTATCAGAACTACCCGGAAATAACGGTGGTGGTTCAAGCTTATGACAGCCTGATGTGCGATGCAAAACTATCCGAAAAAGTTAGTTCAATCATTTATAAACGATCCGACTTTATTACAAAAACCATTCAAGCAGCCATCGATCAGAATCTGATCCGAACAAATCTTGATCCGGCGGTACTTGAAAATATACTCACTGGCGGCAGCAAGGAAATTTGTCTGAAATGGCGAATGAACGCGTACAGCTTTTCGATCAAAGAAAAATCAGCGGAAATGGTTGAATTAATTTTAAGCGGTTTTATGAAAAACTGAGAAAAGGAGGGACACGATTGGCAGATCAATATATGAATGATCCGATGCAGGAAGTGTTTATTTTTGAAACATCCCAGCAATTGGAACAAATGGAACAGTCGGTGATTAAGACCGAAGCCCTGGGCAGCTATCCCAGCGAAATTATCAATGAGATATTCAGAATCATGCATACCATTAAAAGTTCAGCAGCGATGATGCTGATCAATAACATGTCGGTGCTGGCGCATACCACCGAAGATATGTTTTACTTTATTCGGGAAGAAAAGCCAGCAGTTATTGATGTATCAACGCTGTCAGATCTGGTGCTTGAAGGCATTGACTTTATGAAACTGGAGCTGGAAAAAATAAAAAATGGGGTAGAAGCCGACGGCGATCCGAAAAGTTTAACAGATAAGATCAAAGAGCATCTTAAGCAGCTCAAAGAAAGTAATAATCTGACCGATTCCCAGGTGATTAACAACGAACCGATAAAAGAAAAATATTATATCAGCTCGAACAAGGCGGCAAAAATCAGTGAGCTAAAAACCTATCAGGCCATTTTGCGATTCGATGAAGACTGCGGGATGGAAAATATCCGGGCGTTCACCGTGGTTCATAATTTAAAGGAGATTACCGAATCGTTTAAAAGCACTCCAGAAGACGTCATTAATGATCCGGATTGTGTGGAGACGATTAGACGGGATGGCTTCATTCTCCAAATTGATACCCTGGAGTCCGAAGAAAAACTGGCGACTTTTTTTCGCAGCTTGGCATTTATCGATCAATTCGAAATGGTTGAGCTGGATCAGACACAGGAAATCCAGGAAGCGATCTGTGGTCTTCTTTCAGAGGATACAATTAGTGTCCCCCAACCGAAAGAAACCATAACAGCTTGTGTTATCAACAAAGAGGCACCAGTAAATAATGGCAGCCAAAGCCAGAGTATCATTTCGGTTAGCGTTGAAAAGCTGGATAAACTGATGAATCTGGTCGGTGAGATGGTCATTTCTGAAGCGATGGTCACCCAGAATCCGGACCTTAAAGGCCTGGTGCTGGATAATTTTAGCAAATCGGCCAGGCAGCTCAAAAAAATAACCAATGAACTTCAGGATATGGTCATGTCCATTCGGATGGTTCCTTTAGGACCTACTTTTTTTAAAATGAACCGGATTGTCCGGGATATCAGCAAAAAGCTCGGGAAAGAAATTAACCTCGAAATTTTGGGCGAAGAAACCGAGGTAGATAAAAACATTATTGAGCAGATCGGTGATCCACTGATGCACATTGTCAGGAATTCCGCTGATCATGGGATTGAAGCTGCTGAGAATCGGGTTCGCCAGGGCAAACCCCGGACCGGGACCATCACTCTGGAAGCTAAAAATGCCGGCGGCGAGGTGTTAATTATCATCCGCGATGATGGTAAGGGGTTGAGCCGCGACGGAATCCTTCAAAAAGCCATGGAAAACGGACTAGTCGGAAATGAAGCCGCTAATATGACCGATACTGAAGTGTTCAACCTGCTTTTCTTACCAGGCTTCTCGACCAAGGAAGCGGTTACTGAATTTTCCGGTCGGGGGGTAGGTATGGACGTGGTAGCTAAGAATATTGAGGCAGTGGGCGGAAACATTCTGGTGGAAAGTGTCGAAGGACAGGGAACCGTCATTACCCTGAAAATTCCCCTGACGTTGGCCATCATCGAAGGCATGAATATCCGGGTTGGTGAAACCTGTTATACCCTGCCGATTATGTCCATTAAAGAATCCTTTATTCCCAAGGCTCAGGAGATCTTTCGGGATACCGATCAAAACGAAATGATTATGATCCGGGGCAAGTGTTATCCGATTATGCGACTTAAAGAGCATTACAAGGTTAAAACTGGAGCAACCGAGATTGAAGACGGCATTTTAATTATGCTAGAAGGAGAAACGAAAACCACCTGTCTTTTTGCCGATGAACTATTGGGCGAGCAGCAGGTCGTGGTTAAAACGCTGCCGAAGTATATTCGGCGGATGAAAAAAATTGATGGTCTGGCCGGGTGTACCTTGCTGGGAGATGGTAACATCAGCCTGATACTGGATGTCAATGGACTAGTTACCCAGAAACGGCTTAAAAATTAGGTAAAGGAGGCGAAACGATGGCGGAAGCGTTTGATGAATTTGATGAACTGGAGCTGCAAGAGGATGATGAAACCGAAGAAGGGAAGTATTTAACCTTTAATCTGGACAGTGAAGCCTATGGTCTTGAAATTATTTATGTTACAGAAATAATCGGGATTCAGAAAATAACCGAAGT is a window encoding:
- a CDS encoding NAD(P)H-dependent oxidoreductase, giving the protein MKIGIIVFSKTNNTFSVAKRLRDALADKGLEVEIEQVIPEDDAPGVKPPIVFTNKPDVSPYDVVIFASPVWAFSLAGVMAEYLEQISSLQGKRVFSFVTKQLASKITGGNKANRQIKSAVAVKDGTVEKSFIVSWKNKKREQEIEGLIAEILKAV
- a CDS encoding NAD(P)/FAD-dependent oxidoreductase — its product is MIRISNLKLEITKAKNNDTEAAALKNALLTKLKIKPNDLITFQIFKKSIDARKKSAIAYIYSVDASLKNEGAILKKCGKSGVIPSPDLSYQPVTPGNTTMGHRPVIIGLGPAGLFAGLNLARNGYAPIILERGDEVDIRSAKIDTFWQTGELDPDSNVQFGEGGAGTFSDGKLTTLINDPRCRSILEAFIAAGAPEEIRYLSKPHIGTDLLRETVKTLRKEIIANGGEVRFRSQVTDFLIEDDQLTGLIINEQETLNCQVALLGIGHSARDTFYTLHHRGVTMTPKAFSIGVRIEHPQNLINSAQYGQAAGTVGLGAADYKLSYHSPNGRSAYTFCMCPGGYVVAAASEANGVVTNGMSEHRRDGENANAALLVGVQPEDFGDSHPLAGVAFQRKWETLAFTLGGQNYHAPAQLVGDFLADRPSTHWGQLKPTYAPGLKLAQLKDCLPDYVVATMKEALVHFDQKMTGFAMDDSVMTGVETRSSSPVRINRNDDHVANISGLYPMGEGAGYAGGIMSSAVDGVKTAEKIIKRYAQLNPPK
- a CDS encoding TetR/AcrR family transcriptional regulator, translating into MGKSLIKRHESIIVSTIQTLNAVGLQNLSTKLIAKQEGVSEGTLFRHFKTKTDIMLAVVDHFSQYDDAIIETCVLKNFLPLETIRYFYNAYAEYYQNYPEITVVVQAYDSLMCDAKLSEKVSSIIYKRSDFITKTIQAAIDQNLIRTNLDPAVLENILTGGSKEICLKWRMNAYSFSIKEKSAEMVELILSGFMKN
- a CDS encoding chemotaxis protein CheA; the protein is MADQYMNDPMQEVFIFETSQQLEQMEQSVIKTEALGSYPSEIINEIFRIMHTIKSSAAMMLINNMSVLAHTTEDMFYFIREEKPAVIDVSTLSDLVLEGIDFMKLELEKIKNGVEADGDPKSLTDKIKEHLKQLKESNNLTDSQVINNEPIKEKYYISSNKAAKISELKTYQAILRFDEDCGMENIRAFTVVHNLKEITESFKSTPEDVINDPDCVETIRRDGFILQIDTLESEEKLATFFRSLAFIDQFEMVELDQTQEIQEAICGLLSEDTISVPQPKETITACVINKEAPVNNGSQSQSIISVSVEKLDKLMNLVGEMVISEAMVTQNPDLKGLVLDNFSKSARQLKKITNELQDMVMSIRMVPLGPTFFKMNRIVRDISKKLGKEINLEILGEETEVDKNIIEQIGDPLMHIVRNSADHGIEAAENRVRQGKPRTGTITLEAKNAGGEVLIIIRDDGKGLSRDGILQKAMENGLVGNEAANMTDTEVFNLLFLPGFSTKEAVTEFSGRGVGMDVVAKNIEAVGGNILVESVEGQGTVITLKIPLTLAIIEGMNIRVGETCYTLPIMSIKESFIPKAQEIFRDTDQNEMIMIRGKCYPIMRLKEHYKVKTGATEIEDGILIMLEGETKTTCLFADELLGEQQVVVKTLPKYIRRMKKIDGLAGCTLLGDGNISLILDVNGLVTQKRLKN